A stretch of Pelecanus crispus isolate bPelCri1 chromosome 3, bPelCri1.pri, whole genome shotgun sequence DNA encodes these proteins:
- the FHL5 gene encoding four and a half LIM domains protein 5 isoform X1, with the protein MLVSVKTCNYFFLYFVARVTKRSSLKPNVSIENPTRMTSNHTDCHYCLQSLRGRKYALREENAYCVTCYDSLFANPCEECKQPIECDSKDLAYKGRHWHEGCFKCAKCSRSLVEKPFAAKDELLLCTECYSDEYSSKCFHCQKTIMPGSRKMEFKGSSWHESCFVCQYCRQPLGTKPLITKGNENYCVPCFEKQFAHHCYSCKKVITSGGVTYHDQPWHKECFVCAGCKTQLSGQRFISKDEYPYCVDCFSKLYAKKCATCKKPITALGGAKFISFEERQWHGECFNCAKCSVSLVGQGFLTRQDDVLCHECGSAS; encoded by the exons ATGCTTGTTTCTGTGAAGACGtgtaattatttcttcctttattttgttGCACGAGTTACCAAGAGAAGCAGCTTAAAACCAAATGTGAGTATTGAG AACCCCACCAGAATGACCAGCAATCACACAGACTGTCATTACTGCCTGCAGTCTCTTCGTGGAAGGAAGTATGCATTAAGAGAAGAAAACGCTTATTGTGTTACATGTTATGACAGCCTGTTTGCCAACCCCTGTGAAGAGTGCAAGCAACCTATTGAGTGTGATTCCAAG GATCTGGCCTACAAAGGCCGCCACTGGCATGAAGGGTGCTTCAAATGTGCCAAATGCAGTCGCTCGCTGGTGGAGAAACCATTTGCTGCCAAGGACGAGCTCTTGCTGTGTACTGAATGCTACTCTGATGAGTATTCATCTAAGTGTTTCCACTGCCAGAAGACCATTATGCCTG GTTCCCGTAAAATGGAATTTAAGGGAAGTTCCTGGCATGAATCCTGTTTCGTTTGCCAGTATTGTCGGCAGCCATTGGGAACAAAACCATTGATCACCAAAGGCAATGAGAATTACTGCGTGCCCTGCTTTGAGAAGCAATTTGCTCACCATTGCTACTCTTGCAAAAAG GTAATAACGTCTGGGGGAGTGACCTACCATGACCAGCCTTGGCATAAAGAATGCTTTGTGTGTGCTGGGTGTAAAACCCAGCTGTCTGGACAAAGGTTTATTTCCAAAGATGAATATCCATACTGCGTAGACTGTTTCAGCAAATTATATGCTAAGAAGTGTGCGACCTGCAAGAAACCTATTACAG CTCTTGGAGGTGCCAAATTCATCTCATTTGAAGAGCGCCAGTGGCATGGGGAATGCTTTAACTGCGCAAAATGCTCTGTCTCACTGGTGGGCCAAGGATTCCTCACTCGGCAGGATGATGTCCTTTGTCATGAATGTGGCTCTGCTTCATAG
- the FHL5 gene encoding four and a half LIM domains protein 5 isoform X2: MLVSVKTCNYFFLYFVARVTKRSSLKPNNPTRMTSNHTDCHYCLQSLRGRKYALREENAYCVTCYDSLFANPCEECKQPIECDSKDLAYKGRHWHEGCFKCAKCSRSLVEKPFAAKDELLLCTECYSDEYSSKCFHCQKTIMPGSRKMEFKGSSWHESCFVCQYCRQPLGTKPLITKGNENYCVPCFEKQFAHHCYSCKKVITSGGVTYHDQPWHKECFVCAGCKTQLSGQRFISKDEYPYCVDCFSKLYAKKCATCKKPITALGGAKFISFEERQWHGECFNCAKCSVSLVGQGFLTRQDDVLCHECGSAS; encoded by the exons ATGCTTGTTTCTGTGAAGACGtgtaattatttcttcctttattttgttGCACGAGTTACCAAGAGAAGCAGCTTAAAACCAAAT AACCCCACCAGAATGACCAGCAATCACACAGACTGTCATTACTGCCTGCAGTCTCTTCGTGGAAGGAAGTATGCATTAAGAGAAGAAAACGCTTATTGTGTTACATGTTATGACAGCCTGTTTGCCAACCCCTGTGAAGAGTGCAAGCAACCTATTGAGTGTGATTCCAAG GATCTGGCCTACAAAGGCCGCCACTGGCATGAAGGGTGCTTCAAATGTGCCAAATGCAGTCGCTCGCTGGTGGAGAAACCATTTGCTGCCAAGGACGAGCTCTTGCTGTGTACTGAATGCTACTCTGATGAGTATTCATCTAAGTGTTTCCACTGCCAGAAGACCATTATGCCTG GTTCCCGTAAAATGGAATTTAAGGGAAGTTCCTGGCATGAATCCTGTTTCGTTTGCCAGTATTGTCGGCAGCCATTGGGAACAAAACCATTGATCACCAAAGGCAATGAGAATTACTGCGTGCCCTGCTTTGAGAAGCAATTTGCTCACCATTGCTACTCTTGCAAAAAG GTAATAACGTCTGGGGGAGTGACCTACCATGACCAGCCTTGGCATAAAGAATGCTTTGTGTGTGCTGGGTGTAAAACCCAGCTGTCTGGACAAAGGTTTATTTCCAAAGATGAATATCCATACTGCGTAGACTGTTTCAGCAAATTATATGCTAAGAAGTGTGCGACCTGCAAGAAACCTATTACAG CTCTTGGAGGTGCCAAATTCATCTCATTTGAAGAGCGCCAGTGGCATGGGGAATGCTTTAACTGCGCAAAATGCTCTGTCTCACTGGTGGGCCAAGGATTCCTCACTCGGCAGGATGATGTCCTTTGTCATGAATGTGGCTCTGCTTCATAG